A region of the Pseudomonadota bacterium genome:
GGGATTGTCGGGCAGAATGAAGATCTGTCTCGCGACCGCGCGCTCGACCTCGTCTTCTCGCCTGGGCTCAGCACGGCGAATGCCGTGAGCGAGGTGAGCGGCCGGGGCGTGGGGCTCGATGTGGTGCGCCAGAACGTCTATGCGCTCGGGGGATCGCTCGAGGTCGAGAGCACGCCAGGCACGGGCACCTGCTTCACCATGCGTCTCCCGCTGACCCTCGCCATCATCGACGGGCAGTTCGTGCGCGCGGGTCGCGAGGTTCTCGTGCTGCCCCTCGTCTCCATCGTCGAGTGCCTCCCTGTCGATCCTGCGGGGTTCCGTTCGATGGGGGGAAGGCGCGGGCTCTACCGCTTTCGGGACACCTACATCCCCGTGGCACGTCTCGATCATCTCCTCGATATGGGTAACCCTGATCTCCAAGATGGGCGCGTGCTCGTTGTGGTGGAGTGGGGCAGTGAGCGTCGCGGCCTCATCATCGATGCGCTGCTCGAGCAGCAGCAGGTGGTGGTGAAGAGCCTCGAGCGGAACTTCCGCGACATCGATGGGATCATCGGGGGGGCTCTGCTGGGTGACGGTTCCATCGGTCTCATCGTCGACGTGGCGGGACTGGTGCGCCGCCGGTTTGTCACCATGGAGGGGCCAGGCCCCGCGCGAAACGGGCGCCGCGAGGGGATGTTGATGACGACAGGGAATGCTGAGCTGTGAGCGCTGCGCCTGATCTTCCCGTATCGAGGCCTGCCGGTGATTTGCCGGTGAGCGACAGCGTGCAGCTGCTGAGCTTCTTCCTGGGCGGCGAGGAGTATGCGGTTGACATCCTGCGCGTGCAGGAGATACGCGTGTGGGAACGCCCCACGCGTCTCCCCTCCGTTCCCCCGTTCGTCAAGGGCGTGCTCAACCTGCGCGGGGAGATCGTTCCCGTGGTCGATCTGCGCGAGCGCTTCGGTCTGCCGGCAGCGCCCTACGGAAAGCAGACCGTGGTTGTCGTTCTCCAGATCGAGGAAGCGGGGCGTCGGCGCGCCATGGGCGCGGTGGTCGATGGGGTGTCTGACGTCTACACCCTTGAGCGTGGAAACCTGCTCGAGGCGCCTCACGTGGGAGGCCCCATCGAGGCCGATTGCGTTCTCGGTCTCGGAACGGTAGGGGAAGCCATGCTCATCGTGCTCGACGTCGATCGTCTCTTTGCATTGAACCGACTGCTCGATGGCGCGCTTGTTGCAACGCGCCCTGAATCTATATCGCCTGGAGAGATGGCATGACACTCACCCAACGCCCCGGTGCAGGCAATCAAGATCTCGACCTCGGGGAGTGGGAGCGCCGCAAGGCCTTCGTGGCCTTCACCGAAGACGATGCCCGTCTCCTCGCGGGCTTTCATGAGCGTGCAAAGGCCTATGCCGACGAGATCATCGAAGCGCTCTACGAACGTCTTCTTGCCTTCGAGGAGACGCGCGCGTTCTTCAAAGACCCGCAGGTTCTCGAGCGTGCGAAGCGGAGCCAGCGTGACTACTTCGTTCGTCTGACTGGCGGCGAGTACGGCGAGACCTACTTCCGGAACCGAATTCAGGTAGGTCTCACGCATCATCGCATCGGCCTGACGCCGCGCTGGTACATGGGCATGTATGCCCACTACACTGAGCTCGTCACGTTGCGCATCCGCGCGGCCTACGCCAGCGACCCGGATACCGGCGATCGTGTTCTGTCGGCG
Encoded here:
- a CDS encoding chemotaxis protein CheW, yielding MSAAPDLPVSRPAGDLPVSDSVQLLSFFLGGEEYAVDILRVQEIRVWERPTRLPSVPPFVKGVLNLRGEIVPVVDLRERFGLPAAPYGKQTVVVVLQIEEAGRRRAMGAVVDGVSDVYTLERGNLLEAPHVGGPIEADCVLGLGTVGEAMLIVLDVDRLFALNRLLDGALVATRPESISPGEMA